The proteins below are encoded in one region of Methanosarcina barkeri 3:
- a CDS encoding DUF2795 domain-containing protein yields MRASTSSMQNILSNLQFPIRKEQVLEHVRKQNVSKNIIEQIEMIPDEEYKSADSLMQAIDAASQMVGEGGGGKSQSFGGTGVGKTGEGGPSHGGSSQGFGGRGGE; encoded by the coding sequence ATGAGAGCAAGTACCAGCAGTATGCAGAATATATTATCGAATCTACAGTTTCCGATTAGAAAAGAACAAGTTTTAGAGCATGTCAGAAAACAAAATGTTTCTAAAAATATAATTGAACAGATAGAAATGATTCCTGACGAAGAATACAAGTCCGCTGATTCTCTCATGCAAGCGATAGACGCAGCCAGCCAAATGGTTGGTGAAGGGGGTGGGGGAAAAAGCCAGTCATTTGGTGGAACCGGAGTTGGTAAAACCGGAGAAGGCGGACCCTCACATGGAGGAAGCAGCCAGGGATTCGGAGGGAGAGGAGGAGAGTAA
- a CDS encoding MBL fold metallo-hydrolase: MEQFSFIACMPDIPGALHRAAEIITRYKGNINRIQYDRRIDTHTVFFEVTAVPQAYEKIREELEKIGYLQTSFQPVAFVKFHIYLPNCPGALFDLLNYITSSKSNITFLDFDDRGKHPERLVVGLHIENPNTTDSLLNQLKSRYRLDILEYDTTGEKLDDTVFYLRLAQKLRSFIGTTEDDFLMRFLHDINHITQELSNLQKDPIEVFENILKVGDCLNRTSGNNFYADVQRVRIKDDIELFCFQPPCGGNIYLFDTPYERVMIDTGYGIYYQDIVNMLQYYGLGDLSRLKRIYITHADADHCGAAGFFSSPSYLNRETFLITRETSRAYGSSHQDCILEEVYTKIINLFSRFTPPTNTVLFPEIPLSNEKIEKWGEFPVISRFRIGDMEFEALEGMGGHMHGEVFYLCPEEGLLFPEDAVINFKSLGPDRTAYNVLADYLMTSVNVDSKLAQEERQALLSLISKINEQLAGKNKKCLICCGHGSISVLDNGKLVEYVGSERYVAGQKMHI; the protein is encoded by the coding sequence ATGGAACAATTCTCTTTTATTGCCTGCATGCCTGATATACCCGGAGCATTGCACAGGGCAGCCGAAATTATTACACGGTACAAGGGAAACATTAACAGGATTCAGTATGACCGCAGGATAGATACACATACAGTTTTCTTTGAAGTAACTGCTGTTCCGCAGGCTTATGAAAAGATTCGTGAAGAACTGGAGAAAATAGGCTATCTCCAGACTTCCTTTCAGCCTGTGGCTTTCGTAAAGTTCCATATCTATCTTCCGAACTGCCCTGGCGCTTTGTTTGACCTCCTGAACTATATCACTTCATCGAAATCAAACATTACTTTTCTTGATTTTGATGATCGGGGAAAGCATCCTGAAAGGCTTGTCGTAGGTCTTCACATTGAGAACCCTAATACGACAGATTCCCTCCTGAATCAGCTTAAGTCCAGATACAGGCTAGACATTTTAGAGTATGATACTACTGGGGAGAAACTTGATGATACGGTATTTTATCTCAGGCTTGCCCAGAAGCTCAGGTCGTTTATAGGGACTACTGAAGATGATTTTTTGATGAGGTTCCTGCATGACATTAATCATATTACTCAGGAACTCTCAAACCTTCAGAAAGATCCGATTGAGGTTTTTGAGAATATTCTAAAAGTCGGGGATTGCCTTAACCGGACTTCAGGAAACAATTTTTATGCCGATGTGCAGAGGGTCAGAATAAAGGATGATATCGAACTTTTCTGTTTTCAACCTCCATGCGGGGGAAATATCTATCTTTTTGATACTCCCTACGAAAGGGTCATGATTGACACAGGGTATGGAATTTACTACCAGGACATCGTGAATATGCTCCAGTACTACGGGCTTGGAGATTTAAGCCGGCTTAAAAGGATTTACATTACTCATGCCGATGCCGACCATTGTGGAGCTGCCGGTTTTTTTTCCTCACCTTCTTATCTCAACCGTGAAACTTTTTTGATCACGCGAGAAACCAGCAGAGCCTATGGGTCAAGCCATCAGGACTGCATTCTGGAAGAGGTCTATACCAAGATAATTAACCTTTTTTCCAGGTTTACTCCCCCTACAAACACGGTTCTCTTTCCCGAAATTCCTCTCTCAAACGAAAAAATAGAAAAATGGGGTGAATTTCCTGTTATTTCCCGATTTCGAATCGGTGATATGGAATTTGAAGCCCTTGAAGGGATGGGAGGGCACATGCATGGAGAGGTCTTCTATCTTTGTCCTGAGGAGGGATTGCTCTTTCCTGAAGATGCAGTGATCAATTTCAAAAGCCTGGGCCCTGATAGAACAGCATATAATGTTCTGGCTGATTATCTCATGACGTCAGTGAATGTTGACAGCAAACTTGCGCAAGAAGAACGACAGGCCCTTCTTTCCCTCATTTCCAAGATTAATGAACAGCTCGCCGGGAAAAACAAAAAATGCCTTATCTGCTGTGGACACGGTTCTATATCCGTACTGGATAACGGAAAACTTGTCGAATATGTGGGTTCGGAGAGATATGTTGCAGGACAAAAAATGCATATCTAA
- a CDS encoding DUF123 domain-containing protein, with protein sequence MDFSEKNRYLEKSVYSEKNNYSKNNDYSKNNDYSEKDLFSGKGVYCLIFENSACKLEIGKKGEFSFSPGFHIYVGSALGSGGLKRVQRHINLSRKRDRNPKWHVDYLHLSPAFRLVSAVYAFTSERFECALASRIGGDSVYGFGCTDCTCSSHLFYRIKNPLSEVTEAFEALGLSALVLEL encoded by the coding sequence ATGGATTTTTCCGAAAAAAATAGGTATCTCGAGAAAAGTGTTTACTCTGAAAAAAATAATTATTCTAAAAACAATGATTATTCTAAAAATAATGATTATTCCGAAAAAGATCTTTTTTCCGGAAAAGGTGTCTACTGTTTGATATTTGAAAATAGTGCCTGCAAGCTTGAGATCGGTAAAAAAGGGGAGTTCTCTTTCAGTCCAGGGTTTCATATCTATGTGGGATCGGCTCTGGGGTCAGGAGGGCTTAAAAGAGTACAGAGGCATATCAATCTTTCCCGGAAACGAGACCGAAATCCCAAATGGCATGTGGATTATCTTCATCTTAGTCCTGCTTTCAGGCTGGTTTCAGCAGTTTATGCTTTTACTTCTGAGCGGTTTGAGTGTGCACTTGCCAGTAGAATAGGAGGAGATTCGGTGTATGGCTTCGGGTGCACGGATTGTACATGCAGTTCTCATCTATTTTATAGAATTAAAAATCCTCTTTCAGAGGTTACTGAAGCTTTTGAAGCCCTTGGACTTTCTGCCCTTGTACTGGAACTTTAA
- a CDS encoding ADP-ribosylglycohydrolase family protein, producing MRDTSYIEKKLRGYLYGTACADALGRPVELLTLDQIKEKYGEHGILELTPDSPWTDDTQLMLVLARGLLRGAELELPELMSKIAEELVLWLDEPDLGAGATTRGAALSLKDRIPWNKSGISSKTCGSLMRVGILGFVYQNDPIKLVKVAQVSGRITHSHPVAEAASIAGAYSVKLALDGVDPGEMFEPLLEVTKGISKEFTQALENSYKVAYSDVGDEEGLKKLGQGWYADETFALAYFCILRYPNDYKKAIQTAVNITGDSDSVASVAGGILGARLGIDAIPVSWTEALKEKEKIGEIVEPLLEKYFQLSGSKLRS from the coding sequence ATGCGAGATACTTCATATATCGAAAAAAAGCTTCGCGGCTACCTTTACGGTACTGCCTGCGCAGATGCTCTCGGCCGCCCTGTAGAACTCCTTACCCTTGACCAAATAAAAGAGAAGTATGGCGAACATGGGATTCTTGAGTTAACTCCTGATTCTCCCTGGACCGATGATACTCAGCTAATGCTCGTTCTCGCCAGAGGTCTCCTGCGTGGAGCAGAACTCGAGCTTCCCGAGCTTATGAGCAAGATAGCAGAGGAACTTGTACTCTGGCTGGACGAGCCTGACCTGGGTGCAGGAGCGACTACAAGAGGTGCAGCCCTGAGTCTGAAGGACAGAATTCCCTGGAACAAATCCGGAATCAGCTCTAAAACCTGCGGAAGCCTTATGCGAGTTGGGATTCTCGGTTTTGTTTACCAAAACGACCCTATAAAATTGGTTAAAGTTGCTCAGGTTTCAGGCCGAATAACTCACTCTCATCCTGTTGCAGAAGCTGCATCGATTGCTGGAGCATACTCAGTGAAACTTGCCCTTGACGGAGTGGACCCTGGGGAAATGTTTGAACCGCTTCTGGAGGTAACTAAGGGAATCTCTAAGGAATTCACTCAGGCACTGGAAAATTCCTATAAAGTGGCTTATAGTGACGTCGGAGATGAAGAAGGTTTGAAGAAACTCGGACAGGGCTGGTATGCGGATGAGACTTTTGCTTTGGCATACTTCTGTATATTACGTTATCCGAACGATTATAAGAAAGCAATACAGACCGCAGTGAATATAACCGGAGACTCTGATTCGGTTGCAAGCGTAGCAGGAGGCATTCTTGGGGCCAGGCTGGGAATTGATGCGATACCTGTTTCCTGGACTGAAGCACTTAAGGAGAAAGAAAAAATAGGGGAAATAGTGGAGCCTCTGCTTGAAAAGTATTTTCAGCTTTCAGGAAGCAAATTGAGGTCTTGA